In Plasmodium reichenowi strain SY57 chromosome 5, whole genome shotgun sequence, the following proteins share a genomic window:
- a CDS encoding UDP-N-acetyl glucosamine:UMP antiporter encodes MKDTNSSSVINRSKCKIKDSDLDNNQTNPNDCKLHNNNHKDEKNNYDIKEKDEELKKIYINNGFIKIMLFIILTFHSILFFFVIRIKKSWNINYKFKNENIIFTTEIVKFIISFFFFFKEHKFSIILVYKSIQDIITKRRLYIVCLIIPSLLYYFQNIFFYISLANIPTPLFQLLYQFRIFTVVLFSFIILKKKISYSQKISILFLFLSLACLKDYNINNNDHRISYDKESKIYSSYHDIISNNYFLLKDFLFPHMKKKKYICSKRNIHFHNFNNKIVHINNFLIPYLFNHIAKKKKNIFQNIINNKSIQNKNYKFYDDRMNIYKNRDKGNILPQYEKSKYNKNTSIPNNNNNNNKKKKKNKKNYYNIYSNIYYNFYEHRKQKIYKYLMNYKKLSFNNIRQNINKYPNFFIGIVTTFLSTLTSGFSSVFLEFLYKNYAYSFWFQNMCLAFYTIIFSYFTKNFDLYKFFKNLKKKKINKNIFIYNNEQNDNTIKKINNNSTNIYHNNIKHLDSYLLFYLIKNYFFQHFNSFGEFLYLSLLIIINSIGGILIAIFIKYSGSVSRFFVTPISMLFNIYISSIYFKDFHCTLSFFISLIFVSFSLYFYFIKPN; translated from the coding sequence ATGAAAGATACTAATTCATCAAGTGTTATAAACCGAAGTAAATGTAAAATTAAGGATAGTGACCTAGATAATAATCAAACGAATCCGAATGATTGTAAActtcataataataatcataaagacgaaaagaataattatgatattaAAGAGAAAGACGAAgaattgaaaaaaatttatataaacaatgGGTTTATTAAGATAatgttatttattatattaacatttcattcgatattattttttttcgtaataagaataaaaaaaagttggaatataaattataaatttaaaaatgaaaatataatatttactACAGAGATTGTAAAGTTTAtcatatctttttttttcttttttaaagaaCATAAATTTAGTATTATATTAGTTTATAAAAGTATACAGGATATAATAACCAAAAGAagattatatattgtatgtttaataataccaagtcttttatattattttcaaaatatatttttttatatatcattagCAAATATACCTACTCCTTTATTTCAGCTATTATATCAATTTAGAATATTCACAGTTGTTTTATTtagttttattatattaaaaaaaaaaataagttATTCTCAAAAGATATCTATATTGtttctatttttatctttagCATGTTTAAAagattataatataaataataatgatcaTAGAATATCATATGATAAAGAAtctaaaatatattcatcataTCATGATATTATTTCTAATAATTATTTCCTATTGAAagattttttatttccccatatgaaaaaaaaaaaatatatatgctctaaaagaaatatacattttcataatttcaataataaaattgttcatattaACAATTTCCTGATTCCATACCTGTTTAATCATAttgcaaaaaaaaaaaaaaacatttttcaaaatataataaataataagtctattcaaaataagaactataaattttatgatgatagaatgaatatatataagaatagggataaaggaaatatattacCACAGTAtgaaaaatcaaaatataacaaGAATACATCTATTcctaataataataataataataataagaagaagaagaagaataagaagaattattataatatatatagtaatatttattataatttttatgaacacaggaaacaaaaaatttataaatatcttatgaactacaaaaaattatcattcAACAATATAAGacaaaatattaacaaataTCCAAATTTCTTTATAGGTATAGTCACGACCTTCTTATCAACTCTTACGAGCGGATTTTCTAGCGTCTTTTTAGAGTTTCTGTACAAAAATTATGCATATTCTTTTTGGTTTCAAAATATGTGCTTAGCATTTTATACAATCATATTTAGTTATTTTACCAAAAATTTTGAtctttataaattttttaaaaatttaaaaaaaaaaaaaataaataaaaatatatttatatataataatgaacagaatgataatacaataaaaaaaattaataataatagtacaaacatttatcataataatataaagcATCTAGATagttatttattattttatttaataaaaaattatttttttcaacattttaattcatttggagaatttttatatttatcctTATTAATCATTATAAATAGTATTGGAGGTATTTTAATTGccatttttataaaatattctgGTAGTGTCTCCAGATTTTTTGTTACACCTATTAGTATGctatttaatatttatatttcatctATCTATTTTAAAGATTTTCATTGTACcctttctttttttatatctttaatatttgtatctttttccttatatttttattttataaaaccaaattaa
- a CDS encoding DNA mismatch repair protein MSH6, putative — protein sequence MSSSNKKQSSILSFFKSNEEKTNKSSCLNEINNKDGDGKDHRQNEINNNVPEKRKSGDDKSGVDSKNNSEKENLGSNKKINMLDMFLSKGEMYNKPKIIDNVNKEPINGDMSSTDKNMNVNKTNKMHNLFLDEEKTEMSKTNCSNNNVYNNNVYNNNVYNNNVHNNNVDNNNVDNNNVDNNNVDNNNGVELDEDSNYQNMVHNKMLEGRNYMDNLESSTEDDIIIKKKRKIILDSVSDKECSDVKENNINKNNCSVDNKLTNLLYEPNKEIDDNLLLLDDNNNNNNNIKKCIEKRKGDDSKKSQELDSLRNKYLNLPISITNDKFRLYIEHYFLYCNTFEFPKWIQPQYIRDINLRTPDHADYDSSTIWTPPPDHKWAIEYKQAHYTPGMQQFWKIKSRNFDKIIFFKMGRFYEIFYIDACLMHTICSLNWMSGEHKPHLGFPEQSLHFYAKKVINSGHKVVVIEQMETPKELEQRNKESIGPKDKAIKREINEIYTKGTILHDNMLSAETKYLVCFYFDEIENMTSVNNNNNIKDDDNIKHNNNYTCSQYDNKSKCNFGFVVSDIATSYIAVGYCNDDESRIVLRTILAQLCPAEILYSSKNINKEVLSIFKNIPTSPELTCLNSFPNIISSFDEINKYFENIPSNLEIYKEQTSVICAFGGFIVYLRSLLLDKKIFRFCKIENYDLFKRENYMVLDATALKHLEILETQSGDTKNSLYDYVNKTCTNFGARNLRRWICSPLLDCEKIRERLDVVDFLKNNEQILSLIRMKLRKLPDIERLLNKICIQASQSERGAVFFDNVVNTKLKEFVTFLNAFKEIDTMLIDVNRTERDGELPSRLFQICNTPDICKDNIKGSYPNIGLITNEFLEKIYFDGDKEYKPAEGCDEDIDKINEKEKNVENKLNNVLEHMRTQLKISTLKFVHAKFKYEVECPDNIPKSFLKNVEITSAKKGYVRIHNDEIKSLVEKLEDIEQEKKDAIYPFFQKLFHLFYAHYEKYVSACRLIAELDCLQSFAYVVLNTAFPLTRPILHPMDSKQGEEKTPFLILEDNIHPVVAMLMPNFISNNIYMGCDKEKQCTLLLTGPNMGGKSTLLRQTAISVILAQIGAFVPCTYCELTIVDKIFTRLGSSDNLFEGKSTFLVELEDISNLLKQSTKYSLAILDELGRGTSSFDGTAIALSTLEQISDVIKCRCIFSTHYHLLVEEVKHNTNISNYHMSLSIDDEQEKIIFLYKFIKGVCPKSFGIHIAKLAGLPKEIIDLAHEKSLLFENVTDEFCKIIKYKNITRSLLNEEADEKLVTLFHKYKKEFA from the exons ATGTCATCATCTAACAAAAAGCAGTCCTCTATTTTAAGTTTTTTTAAAAGCAACgaagaaaaaacaaataaatcATCTTGTTTAAAcgaaataaataataaagatggTGATGGGAAGGATCATAGGcaaaatgaaataaataacaacGTGCcagaaaaaagaaaaagtgGTGATGATAAGTCCGGAGTGGATTCTAAGAATAACAgtgaaaaagaaaatttaggttcaaataaaaagataaatatgttagatatgtttttatcaaaaggagaaatgtataataaacCTAAAATAATAGATAATGTAAATAAGGAGCCGATAAATGGAGATATGTCATCTAcagataaaaatatgaatgtGAATAAAACTAATAAAATGCACAATCTTTTTCTTGATGAGGAGAAGACAGAAATGAGTAAAACAAATTgttctaataataatgtttataataataatgtttataataataatgtttataataataatgttcataacaataatgttgataataataatgttgataataataatgttgataataataatgttgataataataatggaGTGGAGTTAGATGAGGATAGTAATTATCAAAACATGgttcataataaaatgttgGAAGGTCGAAACTATATGGATAATTTAGAATCGAGTACAGAGGatgatataattataaaaaagaaaaggaagATAATTTTAGATAGTGTTAGTGATAAAGAATGTTCAGAtgtaaaagaaaataatataaataaaaataattgtagtgtagataataaattaacgaatttattatatgaaccGAATAAAGAGATTGatgataatttattattattagatgataataataataataataataatataaaaaaatgtatagaaaaaagaaaaggagACGATAGTAAAAAATCACAAGAATTAGATAGtttaagaaataaatatttaaatctGCCTATAAGTATAACAAATGATAAATTCcgtttatatatagaacattactttttatattgtaatACATTTGAATTTCCTAAATGGATTCAACCACAATATATTAGAGATATAAATCTAAGAACTCCAGATCATGCTGATTATGACTCATCAACTATATGGACCCCTCCACCTGATCATAAATGGGCCATCGAATATAAGCAAGCACATTATACCCCAGGTATGCAACAATTCtggaaaataaaatcaagaaattttgataaaattatattttttaaaatggGCAGATTCTATGAAATCTTTTATATAGATGCATGTCTAATGCATACAATTTGTTCCTTAAATTGGATGAGTGGTGAGCACAAGCCACATTTAGGTTTCCCTGAACAATCCTTACATTTTTATGCTAAAAAAGTTATTAACAGTGGTCATAAAGTAGTTGTCATTGAACAAATGGAAACACCAAAAGAATTAGAACAAAGAAATAAAGAATCTATAGGACCTAAGGATAAAGCTATAAAAAGAGAAATTAACGAAATATATACGAAAGGAACAATTTTGCATGATAATATGTTAAGTGCTGAAACGAAATATTTAGTATGTTTTTACTTTGATGAAATTGAAAATATGACAAgtgttaataataataataatataaaagatgatgataatataaaacataataataattataccTGTTCCCAATATGATAACAAAAGCAAATGCAACTTCGGTTTTGTTGTTAGTGATATAGCTACTTCTTATATTGCCGTTGGATATTGTAATGATGACGAATCAAGAATTGTTCTAAGAACAATTTTAGCTCAATTATGTCCTGCTGAAATTTTATATAGCtctaaaaatataaataaagaagttttatctatttttaaaaatattcctACTTCTCCAGAATTAACTTGTCTAAATAGCTTTCCAAATATCATTAGCTCATTtgatgaaataaataaatacttTGAAAATATTCCATCTAatttagaaatatataaagaacAAACGAGTGTTATATGTGCTTTTGGTGGTTTCATTGTTTATTTAAGATCTTTACTTttagataaaaaaatatttagaTTCTGTAAAATTGAAAACTATGATCTCTTCAAAAGAGAAAATTATATGGTACTAGATGCTACAGCTTTAAAACATCTAGAAATTTTAGAAACACAATCAGGAGATACaaaaaattctttataCGATTATGTGAATAAAACTTGTACAAATTTCGGTGCAAGGAATTTGAGGAGATGGATTTGTAGTCCATTATTAGATTGTGAGAAAATAAGAGAACGTTTAGATGTAGTCGACTTCTTAAAAAACAATGAACAAATTTTATCCCTTATAAGAATGAAACTAAGAAAATTACCTGACATAGAAAgattattaaataaaatatgtatacaaGCTTCACAAAGTGAAAGAGGAGCtgttttttttgataatgTAGTAAATACgaaattaaaagaatttGTGACTTTTCTCAATGCATTCAAAGAAATCGATACCATGTTAATAGATGTGAATAGAACTGAAAGAGATGGAGAATTACCTAGTCGCCTTTTTCAAATATGTAATACACCTGATATATgtaaagataatataaaaggtTCTTATCCAAATATAGGATTAATAACAAATGAatttttagaaaaaatttatttcgATGGAGACAAAGAATATAAACCAGCAGAAGGATGTGATGAAGATATTGATAAAATCAATGAGAAGGAGAAAAATGTAGagaataaattaaataatgttTTAGAACATATGAGAACACAATTAAAAATTTCTACCTTAAAATTTGTGCATGCAAAATTTAAATACGAAGTTGAATGTCCAGATAATATACCaaaatcatttttaaaaaatgtagaaATTACATCAGCAAAAAAAGGATATGTTCGTATACATAATGATGAAATTAAATCTTTAGTAGAGAAATTGGAAGATATCgaacaagaaaaaaaagacgCTATATATCCATTCTTCCAAAAACTgtttcatttattttatgcTCATTATGAGAAGTATGTATCTGCATGTAGATTAATAGCAGAACTTGATTGTTTACAGTCTTTTGCTTATGTAGTCTTGAATACGGCGTTCCCCTTAACGCGTCCTATTCTACATCCTATGGATTCTAAGCAG GGAGAGGAAAAGACGccatttttaattttggAAGACAATATCCATCCTGTGGTTGCTATGTTAATGCCGAATTTTATTTCGaacaatatttatatgggatgtgataaagaaaaacaatgcacattattattaacagGTCCTAATATGGGTGGTAAAAGTACCTTATTACGTCAAACAGCTATTTCTGTAATATTAGCTCAAATAGGTGCATTTGTCCCTTGTACTTATTGTGAATTAACCATTGtagataaaatatttactCGTTTAGGTTCTAGTgataatttatttgaaGGAAAAAGTACATTCTTAGTAGAATTAGAAGACATTTCTAACTTGCTAAAACAAAGTACTAAATATAGCCTAGCTATATTAGATGAATTAGGTAGAGGTACTTCTTCTTTTGATGGTACAGCAATTGCTTTATCCACATTAGAACAAATATCTGATGTTATAAAATGTAGATGCATATTTTCAACacattatcatttattagTCGAAGAAGTGAAGcataatacaaatatttcAAATTATCATATGAGCTTAAGTATTGATGATgaacaagaaaaaattatatttttatataaatttattaagGGTGTATGTCCTAAATCGTTTGGTATACATATAGCCAAATTAGCTGGACTACCTAAAGAAATTATTGACTTAGCTCATGAAAAATCATTACTGTTTGAAAATGTTACAGATGAATTCTGTAAgattattaaatataaaaatataactcGATCCTTGTTAAATGAAGAGGCTGATGAAAAACTAGTAACCTtatttcataaatataaaaaggaattcgcataa
- a CDS encoding hypothetical protein (conserved Plasmodium protein, unknown function): MATILTMQFASSDEEDEDYFVDEENDNDDEDEDGDGDDDNNEHNDEHNNEHNDDEHNNNHVKTIRKKRKGRCKDIKNSIKKSIIKEKIEKTYKDINLEYKQLYTHESNISNGDFLLQFHKKDPQICKKYNSLDKLYNHLNKYCSIEHDNKNIKNNNQQQNDNHVNNYEDHYSQHFISMKEYKKRSRNNQYVKDIHNNNNLVKSALDNFYDNNSIHVEKKYMYAGKIFTIKKKIDKTSASYKRYLKTQDKINIGGNFSNIDQLIQNIQEEKQINTIDKSSEDWKQYKLINLVDDDKLKKNQHYLENKFFEENVERRLYENKIKKLHK, translated from the coding sequence atggCAACTATCCTTACTATGCAATTTGCTTCATCAGACGAAGAGGATGAAGATTATTTTGTcgatgaagaaaatgataatgatgatgaagatgaaGATGGAGATGGagatgatgataataatgaacataatgatgaacataataatgaacataatgatgatgaacataataataaccaTGTGAAGACtataaggaaaaaaagGAAAGGTCGGTGCAAAGATATTAAGAATAGCATAAAAAAATCgattataaaagaaaagatagaaaaaacatataaagatattaaTTTAGAATATAAACAATTATATACTCATGAATCTAATATTAGTAATGGagattttttattacaatttcataaaaaagatCCTCAgatttgtaaaaaatataattcattagataagttatataatcatttaaataaatattgttCTATTGAacatgataataaaaatataaaaaataataatcaacaacaaaatgataatcatgtaaataattatgaagaTCATTATTCACaacattttatttctatgaaagaatataaaaaaagatcAAGAAATAATCAATATGTTAAagatatacataataataataatcttGTTAAAAGTGCACTCGATAATTTCtatgataataattctatacatgttgaaaaaaaatatatgtatgctggtaaaatatttactattaaaaaaaaaatagataaaACATCTGCATCttataaaagatatttaaaaacacaagataaaattaatatagGAGGAAACTTTAGTAATATTGATCAACTCatacaaaatatacaagaagaaaaacaaaTCAATACAATAGATAAGTCATCAGAAGACTGgaaacaatataaattaattaacCTTGTAGATGATGATAAGctcaaaaaaaatcaaCACTATTTAGAAAATAAGTTCTTTGAAGAAAATGTAGAAAGGAGACTATAcgaaaataaaattaaaaaattacacaaatga
- a CDS encoding hypothetical protein (conserved Plasmodium protein, unknown function) → MKFLILLILIYYIYFSHVIKICKNDIPIIKRRTLANSVFFKKWNKTKIRQPFFSYNIYLNKQGFLLNPYVQEKIKNQKRTVLRRLKKEDNLNKLYFQNEKNTYNNKSLFNRRNKFLINKNEKCFFFFFKEEKKKSDFMKLLAKLPVITINKKLYPKEYSTDYENVLRKFDVTYINYKTRLRSKKEIDIRSIDDLYGQIYDRNILKKQFYFFLYHDDINTCYRILNENRNVLTREESFKILNSLPYIFVNHLKYIYPTAENVDHVLSKLLKTYIFQYANDKNIDYLNFKYKYNELDEYCKKMEQEFLMEKEKRDNERKVIQLSLDEKLNVDVQKSDTLQNNVKKSDTVQNDVKKSDTVQNDVKKSDTVQNDVQKIDTIQNGVEKNYNDNNSVDDHNNTCINIYDDEENTDYEKKYKHMSYDYEIIEFTKKYKDLVEKFRKYPENIKLEKVQLLYTKILSMKGNKIYEALRKHESIKKNKERKLYRNARLKVDPNKLTPYVNEPIKYDKKKKIEINKLFEKYVEEKDLKNAALILRKYTNLIDTVEVKSRETMTNFLKLHSYIYTCNKYNEKELAHLRMIYYSTVQKPTIIRKICEVGMREQGENVKHGEVYEKELNRYLKERDELRDERLRKKNINIDEIRDFSSAYPMEWLPVIYRDVFEQIEKEKEEEKNKKPYDKILDKTAFLKKKKEYIKNVFSPSTDMKKTTSPESLSNDSTENIKKTNKYDFMNETNELKVGRNVINYKKRSKISKKKRKDKTPKDANKKNEDAS, encoded by the coding sequence ATGAAATTTTTGATCCttcttattttaatttactacatatattttagtCATGTTATAAAGATATGTAAAAATGATATACccattataaaaagaagaaCGTTAGCAAATTCcgttttttttaaaaaatggaaTAAAACTAAAATTAGGCaaccttttttttcttataatatttacCTGAACAAGCAAGGTTTTCTTCTTAATCCATATGTAcaggaaaaaataaaaaaccAAAAAAGGACAGTTTTGAGaagattaaaaaaagaggataatttgaataagttatattttcaaaatgaaaagaatacatataataataaatcattatttaatagaaggaataaatttttaattaataagaatgagaaatgttttttttttttttttaaagaagaaaagaaaaaatcaGATTTTATGAAGTTACTAGCTAAATTGCCAGTTATTactataaataaaaagttatATCCAAAAGAATATAGTACTGATTATGAAAATGTATTGAGAAAATTTGATGTAacttatataaattataagaCAAGATTAAGAagtaaaaaagaaatagaTATACGTTCGATTGATGATTTATATGGACAGATATATGATagaaatattttgaaaaaacaattttatttttttttatatcatgatgatattaatacatGTTATCgaatattaaatgaaaatagAAATGTATTAACAAGAGAGGaatcttttaaaatattaaattctttaccatacatttttgttaatcatcttaaatatatatatcctaCTGCTGAAAATGTAGATCACGTATTGTCAAAGTTgttaaaaacatatatttttcaatatgccaatgataaaaatattgattatttgaattttaagtataaatataatgaacTCGATGaatattgtaaaaaaatGGAGCAGGAGTTTTTGATGGAAAAGGAGAAGAGGGATAATGAGCGAAAGGTAATACAATTGTCTCTCGATGAGAAATTAAATGTGGATGTGCAAAAAAGTGATACGCTACAAAATAATGTGAAAAAAAGTGATACGGTACAAAATGATGTGAAAAAAAGTGATACGGTACAAAATGATGTGAAAAAAAGTGATACGGTACAAAATGATGTGCAAAAAATTGATACAATACAAAATGGTGtggaaaaaaattataacgataataatagtgtggatgatcataataatacatgcataaatatttatgacGATGAAGAAAATACCGATTACGAAAAGAAATACAAACACATGTCATACGATTACGAAATAATTGAATTCACAAAAAAGTACAAGGACCTAGTAGAGAAGTTTAGAAAATATCCAGAAAACATAAAATTAGAAAAGGtacaattattatatactaAAATTTTAAGTATGAAAggtaataaaatatatgaagCTCTTCGTAAACATGAaagtataaaaaagaataagGAAAGGAAATTGTATAGAAACGCTCGATTAAAAGTAGATCCTAATAAATTAACACCTTATGTAAATGAACCcataaaatatgataagaaaaaaaaaatcgaaattaataaattatttgaaaaatatgtaGAAGAGaaagatttaaaaaatgcGGCTTTAATACTTCGAAAGTATACAAATCTTATTGATACTGTAGAAGTAAAAAGCAGAGAAACGATGACGAATTTCTTAAAATTacattcatatatatatacatgtaataaatataatgaaaaggaATTAGCTCATTTGCgaatgatatattattcaacAGTACAAAAACCAActattataagaaaaatttgTGAAGTTGGAATGAGAGAACAAGGAGAAAATGTAAAACATGGTGAAGTTtatgaaaaagaattaaatagATATTTAAAAGAACGAGATGAATTAAGAGATGAAAGATtaagaaagaaaaatataaatatagatGAAATCCGTGATTTTAGTTCAGCTTATCCTATGGAATGGTTACCTGTTATCTATAGAGATGTTTTCGAACAAattgaaaaagaaaaagaggaagaaaaaaataagaaacCTTATGATAAGATACTTGATAAAACTGCATTcttaaaaaagaaaaaagaatatatcaaaaatgTCTTTTCTCCAAGTACAGATATGAAGAAAACTACATCACCAGAATCATTGTCAAATGATTCAActgaaaatataaagaaaacaaataaatacGATTTTATGAATGAAACCAATGAACTAAAGGTTGGTAGAAAtgttataaattataagaaGAGATCTAAAATAAGTAAGAAAAAGAGAAAGGACAAAACTCCAAAGGACGCtaataaaaagaatgaaGACGCTTCATAA